The following are from one region of the Magallana gigas chromosome 4, xbMagGiga1.1, whole genome shotgun sequence genome:
- the LOC105324683 gene encoding uncharacterized protein — MEGYTAENRTHCIKFQPNEFEHSVRNLQDNNIGKILGSLFGGIFIGVILTAVIAFLLFKKMRTKIKKREEPSVSFANDVIYSSAIVVEREDLTGSQANEKKRKVVNVLPYACSEKSAVYSFVNRKPIIEQPTTEGVYNHLREEEKHDNEHDDNYDHACAASYLGTEPSVYSNMP, encoded by the exons atggAGGGATACACTGCAGAAAATCGGACCCACTGTATAAAGT ttCAGCCAAATGAATTTGAACATTCTGTTCGAAATCTACAAG ataacAATATTGGAAAGATATTGGGGAGCCTGTTTGGAGGGATATTTATCGGTGTTATCCTTACAGCGGTCATTGCGttcttattgtttaaaaaaatgcgaaccaaaataaaaaagag agaagAACCGAGTGTATCGTTTGCAAATGACGTAATATACAGTTCTGCAATCGTTGTTGAGCGTGAAGATCTCACAGGTTCCCAGGCAAACGAAAAAAAG cGAAAAGTTGTTAACGTATTGCCATACGCCTGCTCAGAGAAAAGTGCAGTGTACAGCTTCGTGAACAGAAAACCAATAATTGAACAACCGACGACAGAGGGTGTTTACAATCATCTACGTGAGGAAGAAAAACATGACAATGAACATGACGACAATTATGATCACGCGTGTGCTGCATCGTATCTCGGTACAGAGCCCAGCGTTTATAGTAACATGCCGTGA